In one Pseudomonas sp. 31-12 genomic region, the following are encoded:
- the emhR gene encoding efflux system transcriptional repressor EmhR: MVRRTKEEAQETRSQILEAAEKAFYERGVARTTLADIATLAGVTRGAIYWHFSNKADLVQAMLDSLKEPLDEMARASESEDELDPLGCMRKLLIHLFHQVALDPKTRRINEILFHKCEFTDEMCDLRQQRREVSLDCNVRIALALSNAVNRGQMPEDLDTARAAISLHAYIDGMLYQWLLAPESFQLHTEAERWVNAGLDMLRLSPSLRK, translated from the coding sequence ATGGTCCGTCGTACCAAAGAGGAAGCTCAAGAAACCCGCAGCCAGATTCTGGAAGCAGCAGAGAAAGCCTTTTATGAAAGGGGCGTGGCGCGTACGACGCTGGCGGACATCGCGACCCTGGCCGGCGTGACTCGCGGAGCCATCTACTGGCATTTCAGCAACAAGGCGGACCTGGTGCAGGCGATGCTGGATAGCTTGAAAGAGCCGCTGGATGAAATGGCCAGGGCCAGTGAAAGCGAAGATGAACTCGATCCGCTGGGCTGCATGCGCAAACTGCTGATTCATTTGTTTCATCAAGTTGCCCTGGACCCGAAAACCCGACGCATCAATGAGATTTTGTTTCATAAGTGCGAATTCACCGATGAAATGTGCGACCTGCGTCAGCAGCGCCGTGAGGTCAGCCTCGATTGCAATGTGCGAATCGCCCTGGCCCTGAGTAATGCGGTGAATCGGGGGCAAATGCCCGAAGACCTCGACACGGCCCGTGCGGCCATCAGCCTGCACGCCTACATCGATGGCATGCTTTACCAATGGCTATTGGCCCCCGAGAGTTTTCAACTGCACACCGAGGCCGAGCGTTGGGTCAATGCAGGGTTGGACATGCTGCGTTTGAGCCCCAGCCTGCGCAAATGA
- a CDS encoding helix-turn-helix transcriptional regulator, translated as MTIDLDEIIKALAHPVRRDILIWLKDPKTQFPEQIHNHEYGICAGQIDQRCGLSQSTVSAHLANLQRAGLISSQKAGQWHFFKRNEDVIQAFLDAIVKELSAPTRN; from the coding sequence ATGACCATCGACCTCGACGAAATAATAAAAGCCCTGGCACACCCAGTACGCCGAGACATCCTCATCTGGCTGAAAGACCCCAAGACCCAGTTCCCGGAACAGATCCACAACCACGAGTACGGCATTTGCGCCGGACAGATCGATCAACGCTGCGGCCTGTCGCAGTCGACCGTGTCCGCCCATCTGGCGAACTTGCAACGTGCGGGACTGATCAGCAGCCAGAAAGCCGGTCAATGGCACTTTTTCAAACGCAACGAGGACGTGATTCAGGCGTTCCTCGACGCCATCGTCAAGGAGCTCAGCGCTCCGACAAGGAACTGA
- a CDS encoding amidase, which yields MNNFIRHRPFSTLWLVLLVALLGGVWQERVALWAFPDIISAYTAKEYCSCRYVMGNQAEYCHSYVKQWLPTSGFTDDPASKRVTVSGMGRSNSAQWIGERQGCRLQP from the coding sequence ATGAACAACTTCATTCGTCACCGGCCGTTCAGCACGTTGTGGCTGGTACTGCTGGTCGCCTTGCTCGGCGGGGTCTGGCAGGAGCGCGTGGCGTTGTGGGCGTTCCCCGACATCATCAGCGCCTACACTGCCAAAGAGTATTGTTCGTGCCGGTACGTGATGGGTAACCAGGCGGAGTACTGCCACAGCTATGTAAAACAGTGGCTGCCCACCAGCGGCTTCACCGATGACCCCGCCAGCAAGCGCGTGACCGTCAGCGGCATGGGCCGCAGCAACAGTGCGCAATGGATTGGCGAACGCCAAGGCTGTCGCCTGCAACCCTGA
- a CDS encoding MFS transporter — protein MPLSLLILALSAFAIGTTEFVIMGLLPDVAADLGVSIPGAGWLVTGYALGVAIGAPFMALATSRLPRKAALVALMGIFIIGNLLCAMATDYNVLMFARVVTALCHGAFFGIGSVVAAGLVPANKRASAVALMFTGLTLANVLGVPLGTALGQEAGWRSTFWAVTVIGVIALIGLIRFLPAKRDEEKLDMRAELRALKGAGIWLSLSMTALFAASVFTLFTYVAPLLGDVTGVSPKGVTWTLMLIGLGLTVGNIIGGKLADKGMAATLIGVFISMAVISTVLTWTSVALIPAEITLFLWATACFAAVPALQVNVVTYGKAAPNLVSTLNIGAFNIGNALGAWVGGSVIAHGFGLTSVPLAAAALAVLALLVTLITFRQRGNPELAPATN, from the coding sequence ATGCCCCTCTCGCTACTCATTCTGGCCTTGAGCGCCTTCGCCATCGGCACCACCGAGTTCGTCATCATGGGCTTGCTGCCCGATGTGGCGGCGGACCTCGGCGTGTCGATCCCCGGCGCTGGCTGGCTGGTGACCGGTTACGCCCTGGGCGTGGCCATCGGTGCGCCATTCATGGCACTGGCCACCTCCAGATTACCGCGCAAGGCTGCACTGGTAGCGTTGATGGGCATTTTCATCATCGGCAACCTGCTCTGTGCCATGGCCACCGATTACAACGTGCTGATGTTTGCCCGTGTGGTCACGGCCCTCTGCCATGGTGCGTTCTTCGGTATCGGTTCGGTGGTGGCGGCAGGACTCGTTCCGGCGAACAAACGCGCATCCGCCGTGGCCTTGATGTTCACCGGCCTGACCCTGGCCAACGTACTCGGCGTTCCGCTGGGCACCGCGCTCGGTCAGGAAGCCGGCTGGCGCTCGACCTTCTGGGCAGTGACCGTGATTGGTGTGATCGCGCTGATTGGCCTGATCCGCTTCCTGCCGGCCAAGCGCGATGAAGAGAAACTCGACATGCGCGCCGAACTGCGCGCCCTCAAAGGCGCCGGGATCTGGTTGTCCCTGAGCATGACGGCGTTGTTCGCGGCGTCGGTATTCACCCTGTTCACTTACGTCGCTCCGCTGCTCGGCGATGTCACCGGCGTATCGCCCAAAGGCGTGACCTGGACCCTTATGCTCATCGGCCTGGGCCTGACGGTCGGCAACATCATCGGCGGCAAGCTGGCCGACAAAGGCATGGCCGCGACGCTGATCGGCGTCTTCATCTCGATGGCCGTGATCTCGACCGTACTGACCTGGACCAGCGTCGCGCTGATTCCTGCCGAAATCACTTTATTCCTTTGGGCCACCGCGTGTTTCGCTGCCGTGCCTGCCCTGCAAGTGAACGTGGTGACCTACGGCAAGGCCGCACCGAATCTGGTGTCGACCCTGAACATCGGCGCTTTCAACATCGGCAACGCCTTGGGCGCCTGGGTCGGCGGCAGCGTCATCGCCCACGGTTTCGGCCTGACCAGCGTGCCGCTCGCGGCAGCAGCACTGGCGGTACTCGCCCTGCTGGTGACCCTGATTACTTTCCGTCAGCGCGGTAATCCCGAGCTGGCTCCTGCGACTAACTGA
- a CDS encoding lysophospholipid acyltransferase family protein, which produces MSRLRVYARIARVLIVVALGLSMASVFGLFERLGIAHSMVRRQRWSRFFMARLSNALPFRVTVHGELPKEPMLWVSNHVSWTDIPLLGMLTPMSFLSKAEVRTWPVAGWLAAKAGSLFIRRGSGDSQLIRKQMTRHLAQEHPLLMFPEGTTTNGRSLRTFHGRLLSAAIDSEVKLQPVAIRYLRDGELDSLAPFIGDDDLLSHLMRLFANDRGEVEIKVLKPIACEGRERAALAFEAQQSVQKALFGAIPQAQPEPLRPAIAA; this is translated from the coding sequence ATGAGCCGGTTGCGGGTGTACGCGCGGATTGCGCGAGTGCTGATCGTGGTCGCACTGGGTTTGAGCATGGCCAGCGTGTTCGGGCTGTTCGAGCGTCTGGGCATTGCTCATTCGATGGTCCGCCGCCAGCGCTGGTCGCGGTTTTTCATGGCGCGGTTGAGCAACGCCCTGCCCTTTCGCGTGACGGTTCACGGGGAACTGCCGAAGGAGCCGATGCTCTGGGTCAGCAATCACGTGTCCTGGACCGACATTCCGTTGCTGGGCATGCTCACGCCGATGTCGTTTCTGTCCAAGGCCGAAGTACGCACCTGGCCGGTGGCTGGTTGGTTGGCGGCCAAGGCCGGCAGCCTGTTTATCCGTCGTGGCTCGGGTGACAGCCAGCTGATTCGCAAACAGATGACGCGCCACCTGGCGCAGGAACATCCGCTGTTGATGTTCCCGGAAGGCACCACCACCAATGGGCGTTCGTTACGTACCTTTCATGGCCGCTTGCTGTCAGCGGCGATTGATTCCGAAGTGAAGCTGCAGCCGGTGGCGATTCGTTATCTGCGTGACGGTGAACTCGATTCCCTGGCGCCGTTCATTGGCGATGATGATTTGCTGTCGCACTTGATGCGCTTGTTTGCCAATGATCGCGGGGAAGTGGAAATCAAAGTGCTCAAGCCGATTGCTTGCGAAGGTCGCGAGCGTGCGGCGCTGGCGTTCGAGGCACAGCAGTCGGTGCAGAAGGCGTTGTTTGGGGCGATCCCTCAAGCGCAACCGGAACCGCTGCGCCCTGCAATCGCGGCCTGA
- a CDS encoding acyl-CoA dehydrogenase family protein, which translates to MPWQNLLNRRDRLPVNPDLAEGFATLLHTLGTVSPFELAVVGGRLMATPGLAFLVGYQAALRMLWPSAPLSLGALCATEQRSLRVAEMQTRLSDLRVSGRKDFVTAGDAADWLLVAARSEGPGETPRLSLAVVYPDEPGVRLEKLPAIALMPDISHGRLFLDNALCELLAGDGWDAYVKPFRTLEDIYVLSAMTAWLYGVGQDSDWPQALQLRLLALLAGCAEVSRQAPNNLAGHVLLGGLFAQFEGLKAEVNLALVDGPQHWAAMWQRDQSVMDLAAGARGKRLAKALAGSSLS; encoded by the coding sequence ATGCCCTGGCAAAACCTGTTGAATCGCCGCGATCGCCTGCCCGTCAACCCGGACCTGGCGGAGGGTTTCGCGACCTTGTTGCACACGTTGGGCACGGTCTCGCCCTTCGAACTGGCGGTGGTCGGCGGGCGGCTGATGGCGACGCCGGGGCTGGCGTTTCTGGTGGGGTATCAGGCGGCGTTGCGCATGCTCTGGCCAAGCGCGCCCCTGAGCCTCGGCGCGTTGTGTGCCACCGAACAGCGCAGCCTGCGGGTGGCGGAGATGCAGACGCGTCTGAGCGATTTGCGCGTAAGTGGGCGCAAAGATTTCGTCACCGCTGGCGATGCGGCCGACTGGCTGCTGGTTGCTGCGCGCAGTGAAGGGCCCGGCGAAACTCCGCGCTTGAGTCTGGCGGTGGTCTATCCCGATGAGCCCGGCGTGCGCCTGGAAAAACTCCCGGCCATCGCGCTGATGCCGGACATCAGCCACGGTCGGTTGTTTCTCGACAACGCACTGTGTGAATTGCTGGCGGGGGATGGCTGGGATGCCTATGTCAAACCGTTCCGCACGCTGGAAGACATTTATGTACTGAGCGCAATGACGGCGTGGCTGTATGGGGTGGGTCAGGACAGTGACTGGCCGCAAGCCCTGCAATTGCGGTTGCTGGCGCTGTTGGCCGGGTGCGCGGAAGTCAGCCGGCAAGCGCCGAACAATCTGGCCGGGCATGTGCTGCTGGGGGGATTGTTTGCGCAATTCGAGGGGCTCAAGGCTGAGGTCAATCTGGCACTGGTCGATGGCCCGCAGCATTGGGCGGCGATGTGGCAGCGCGATCAGAGTGTGATGGATCTGGCGGCGGGCGCGCGGGGGAAGCGGTTGGCTAAAGCACTCGCGGGATCTTCATTGAGTTGA
- a CDS encoding phosphatidylserine/phosphatidylglycerophosphate/cardiolipin synthase family protein, with the protein MAGAIFPWRAGNHFELLIDGPEFFPRMLVAIARAEEQVELELYLVEAGACAEAMVQALVQAAERGVRVRCLFDDYGSLAFTLTLRQRLTAAGVELRFYNRLSWRRWVGNFYRDHRKLLLVDQSLAVVGGTGVTDEFWTPGEDTSEWHEVMVEITGPLVIDWQLLFDRQWIANRHRRAWKPASHFGLPRLPRVPSTGEGMGRVAYADARQHRDILQSLIRALNSGQRRIWLATPYFLPTWKVRRSLRRAAARGVDVCLLLTGPRTDHPSVRYAGHRYYPRLLRSGVKIFEYQPCFLHLKMVLIDDWVSIGSCNFDHWNLRFNLEANLEALDPGLTRAVVASFEKDFAQSQEVSLEAWKRRPLWRRVKQRVWGWVDRLVVNLLDRRG; encoded by the coding sequence ATGGCCGGTGCGATCTTCCCCTGGCGTGCAGGCAACCATTTCGAACTGCTGATCGACGGCCCGGAGTTTTTCCCGCGCATGTTGGTTGCGATTGCTCGCGCCGAAGAACAGGTCGAGCTGGAGCTGTACCTGGTCGAGGCGGGGGCCTGCGCCGAGGCGATGGTGCAGGCGTTGGTTCAGGCCGCCGAGCGTGGTGTACGCGTGCGCTGCCTGTTCGATGATTACGGCAGCCTCGCGTTCACCCTGACTTTGCGTCAGCGTTTGACGGCGGCGGGTGTGGAGCTGAGGTTCTACAATCGGCTGAGCTGGCGGCGTTGGGTCGGTAACTTCTACCGCGATCACCGCAAGCTGCTATTGGTCGATCAGAGCTTGGCCGTGGTGGGCGGCACAGGCGTTACGGATGAATTCTGGACGCCGGGTGAAGACACCAGCGAGTGGCATGAAGTGATGGTGGAAATCACCGGCCCCTTGGTCATTGACTGGCAGTTGCTGTTCGACCGGCAATGGATCGCCAACCGCCACCGCCGCGCCTGGAAACCTGCATCGCACTTCGGCTTGCCGCGTCTGCCACGGGTGCCGTCCACGGGCGAGGGCATGGGCCGGGTGGCCTATGCCGACGCCCGCCAGCACCGCGACATCCTGCAATCGCTGATTCGTGCGCTCAACAGCGGCCAGCGCCGGATCTGGTTGGCCACACCGTATTTTTTGCCGACCTGGAAAGTCCGCCGCTCATTGCGCAGGGCCGCGGCTCGTGGCGTCGATGTGTGTCTGCTGCTGACCGGGCCGCGCACCGATCACCCGTCGGTGCGCTACGCCGGGCACCGCTACTATCCGCGACTGCTCAGGTCCGGGGTAAAAATCTTCGAATACCAGCCGTGTTTCCTGCACCTGAAAATGGTACTGATCGATGATTGGGTGAGCATCGGTTCGTGCAATTTCGACCACTGGAATCTGCGCTTCAATCTGGAAGCCAACCTTGAGGCGCTGGACCCGGGGCTGACGCGGGCGGTGGTGGCGAGTTTCGAGAAGGACTTTGCGCAGAGCCAGGAGGTCAGCCTGGAGGCATGGAAACGCCGACCGCTGTGGCGGCGGGTCAAGCAACGGGTTTGGGGATGGGTGGATCGGCTGGTGGTGAACCTGTTGGATCGACGGGGATAG
- a CDS encoding serine hydrolase: MFKGLPLIFMLLLSFTAHAETWPAEQWSSAPTVTGPALQALETYAFPPRDDTTRQGIRTDALLVVRDGQLIYERYAGATTADTPHLTWSISKSLMATVLGVAYGEGLFKLQDPALKFYPPLAKHPAITLADLLHWASGLDWQEDYEYAPLKSSVVAMLYTRGHHDMAAFTADHNEYARPGQAFRYSSGDSNLLSAALKNIIGPARYPDYPWTALFEPLGIRHAAWETDDAGTFVASSYAYLTARDLARVGLLMARDGRWGDRQLLPKDWVVFNREPFAHYQAHQDEAVPGGHWWLNSAVEGAARPWPDAPADTFAALGHWGQAMYVIPSENLVIVRYGDDRDERYQHNELLKLALKAFAGAVQP, translated from the coding sequence ATGTTCAAAGGCTTGCCCCTGATTTTCATGCTGCTGCTCAGCTTCACGGCCCACGCCGAAACCTGGCCCGCCGAGCAATGGTCGTCCGCTCCGACGGTCACCGGTCCAGCCCTTCAAGCCCTGGAAACCTACGCCTTCCCACCCCGCGATGACACCACCCGACAAGGCATACGCACCGATGCCTTGCTGGTGGTCCGCGACGGGCAACTGATCTACGAACGCTACGCCGGTGCGACCACGGCCGACACTCCACACCTGACCTGGTCCATCAGCAAAAGCCTGATGGCCACGGTCCTCGGAGTCGCCTACGGCGAAGGCCTGTTCAAGCTCCAGGACCCGGCGCTGAAGTTTTATCCGCCACTTGCAAAACACCCGGCGATCACCCTGGCCGACCTGCTGCACTGGGCTTCAGGCCTGGACTGGCAGGAAGACTACGAATACGCCCCGTTGAAGTCCTCGGTAGTGGCGATGCTCTACACCCGAGGTCATCACGACATGGCGGCATTTACCGCCGACCACAACGAATACGCGCGGCCCGGCCAGGCCTTTCGCTATTCCAGCGGTGACAGCAACCTGTTGTCCGCGGCGCTGAAAAACATCATCGGCCCGGCGCGTTACCCGGACTATCCATGGACTGCATTGTTCGAGCCGTTAGGCATTCGCCACGCCGCCTGGGAAACCGATGACGCGGGCACGTTCGTCGCTTCCTCCTATGCCTACCTCACCGCCCGGGACCTGGCGCGAGTTGGCCTGCTGATGGCGCGCGACGGTCGCTGGGGGGATCGGCAACTGCTGCCCAAAGACTGGGTCGTCTTCAACCGCGAGCCGTTCGCCCACTATCAAGCCCATCAGGACGAGGCGGTTCCCGGCGGCCATTGGTGGCTCAATAGCGCGGTGGAGGGCGCCGCGCGACCCTGGCCGGATGCGCCGGCCGACACCTTTGCCGCATTGGGTCATTGGGGTCAGGCGATGTACGTGATTCCCAGTGAAAACCTGGTGATCGTGCGCTACGGCGATGATCGCGATGAGCGTTACCAGCACAACGAATTGCTCAAGCTTGCGCTCAAGGCCTTTGCCGGGGCGGTGCAGCCATGA
- the emhA gene encoding efflux RND transporter periplasmic adaptor subunit EmhA, whose product MQFKPAVTALVAAVALASLLSGCKKEEAAPAAPPPQVGVVTLQPQAFTLTSELPGRTSAFRIAEVRPQVNGIILKRLFKEGGDVKAGQQLYQIDPAVYEATLKSAEANLQQTKSISDRYKQLVNEQAVSRQEYDTALANRLQSEASLQSAQINVRYTKVYAPISGRIGRSNVTEGALVSNGQADAMAVIQQLDPIYVDVTQSSVELLELRRELESGRLQKAGDTAAAVKLTLEDGSEYKQEGKLEFSEVSVDQTTGSVTLRAVFPNPDHTLLPGMFVHAQLKSGVNAAAILAPQQGVTRDLKGTPTALVVGADNKVELRQLKASRTVGSQWLIEDGLKAGDRLITEGLQFVKPGIEVKASEATNVGAKNPAPAQAADKASSGKGE is encoded by the coding sequence ATGCAATTCAAGCCAGCTGTTACCGCTCTGGTCGCCGCCGTCGCCCTCGCATCACTGCTCAGCGGATGCAAAAAGGAAGAAGCGGCACCCGCCGCACCGCCTCCTCAGGTCGGCGTGGTTACCCTGCAACCTCAAGCCTTTACCCTGACGTCCGAGCTTCCGGGGCGCACCAGTGCGTTCCGCATTGCCGAAGTTCGCCCACAGGTCAACGGCATCATTCTCAAGCGTCTGTTCAAGGAAGGCGGCGACGTCAAGGCCGGTCAGCAGCTGTATCAGATCGATCCGGCCGTTTATGAAGCAACGCTGAAAAGCGCCGAAGCCAACCTTCAACAGACCAAGTCGATCTCCGACCGCTATAAGCAGCTGGTCAACGAGCAGGCCGTCAGCCGTCAGGAATACGACACGGCGCTGGCCAATCGTTTGCAATCGGAAGCCTCCCTGCAATCCGCTCAGATCAACGTGCGTTACACCAAGGTCTACGCACCGATCTCCGGTCGCATCGGCCGCTCGAACGTGACCGAGGGCGCGCTGGTCAGCAACGGCCAGGCCGACGCCATGGCGGTGATCCAGCAACTCGACCCGATTTACGTCGACGTCACCCAGTCGTCCGTCGAGCTGCTTGAGCTGCGTCGCGAACTGGAAAGCGGTCGCCTGCAAAAGGCTGGCGACACGGCCGCGGCAGTCAAGCTGACCCTCGAAGACGGCAGCGAGTACAAGCAGGAAGGCAAGCTCGAATTCTCCGAAGTCTCGGTTGATCAAACCACCGGCTCCGTGACCTTGCGTGCAGTGTTCCCGAACCCGGATCACACGCTGCTTCCGGGCATGTTCGTGCACGCCCAGCTCAAATCCGGCGTGAACGCCGCCGCGATTCTGGCGCCGCAACAAGGCGTGACCCGCGACCTCAAAGGCACACCGACCGCACTGGTCGTGGGCGCTGACAACAAGGTCGAACTGCGTCAGCTCAAGGCCAGCCGCACCGTCGGCAGCCAATGGCTGATCGAAGACGGTCTGAAAGCCGGCGATCGCCTGATCACCGAAGGACTGCAATTCGTCAAACCTGGCATCGAAGTCAAAGCCAGTGAAGCGACTAACGTTGGCGCAAAGAACCCGGCCCCCGCACAGGCAGCTGACAAGGCTTCCAGCGGCAAAGGGGAGTAA
- the olsB gene encoding L-ornithine N(alpha)-acyltransferase yields MTQIARISDTGNERRLQAERLVGAEALQEAQALRFNVFSGEFNAKLKGAELGLDMDDYDVHCAHIGVRDLNTGRLVATTRLLDHTAASSLGKFYSEEEFSLHGLVHLKGPILEIGRTCVDPAYRNGGTIAVLWGELAEVLNQGGYSYLMGCASIPMQDGGIQAHAIMQRLRERYLCTEHLRAEPKKPLPVLDLPSNVIAEMPPLLKAYMRLGAKICGEPCWDEDFQVADVFILLKRDELCPRYAKHFKAAV; encoded by the coding sequence ATGACTCAGATCGCCCGCATCAGCGACACCGGCAATGAACGCCGCCTGCAAGCCGAACGCCTGGTGGGCGCCGAGGCCTTGCAGGAAGCCCAGGCCTTGCGCTTCAACGTCTTCAGCGGCGAGTTCAACGCCAAGCTCAAAGGCGCGGAGCTGGGTCTGGACATGGACGACTATGATGTTCATTGCGCCCACATCGGCGTGCGTGACTTGAACACCGGGCGCCTGGTGGCGACCACCCGTTTGCTCGACCACACGGCGGCCAGCAGCCTGGGCAAGTTCTACAGCGAAGAAGAATTCAGCCTGCACGGCCTGGTGCATTTGAAGGGCCCGATCCTGGAAATCGGCCGCACCTGCGTCGACCCGGCTTATCGCAACGGCGGCACCATCGCGGTGCTCTGGGGCGAACTGGCCGAGGTGCTGAATCAGGGCGGCTACAGCTATTTGATGGGTTGCGCGAGCATTCCGATGCAGGACGGCGGGATTCAGGCCCACGCGATCATGCAGCGTCTGCGTGAACGCTACCTGTGCACCGAACACCTGCGCGCCGAGCCGAAAAAGCCGCTGCCGGTTTTGGACCTCCCGTCCAACGTGATCGCCGAAATGCCGCCGCTGCTCAAGGCCTACATGCGTCTTGGCGCGAAGATCTGCGGCGAGCCGTGCTGGGATGAAGACTTCCAGGTCGCCGACGTGTTCATCCTGCTCAAGCGCGACGAACTCTGCCCGCGTTATGCCAAACACTTCAAGGCGGCGGTCTGA
- a CDS encoding alkene reductase, whose amino-acid sequence MTTIFDPIKLGDIELANRIIMAPLTRCRADEGRVPNALMAEYYVQRASAGLILSEATSVTPMGVGYPDTPGIWSNDQVRGWSNVTKAIHGAGGKIFLQLWHVGRVSHESYLNGEAPVAPSAIQPKGHVSLVRPLADYPTPRALETAEIADIVDAYRTGAENAKAAGFDGVEIHGANGYLLDQFLQSSTNQRTDQYGGSLENRARLLLEVTDAAIEVWGAGRVGVHLAPRADSHDMGDDNLAETFTYVARELGKRGIAFICSREKEAGDSLGPQLKEAFGGPYIVNERFTKDSANAWLASGKADAVAFGVPFIANPDLPARLKADAPLNEARPELFYAKGPVGYIDYPVM is encoded by the coding sequence ATGACGACTATTTTCGATCCGATCAAACTGGGCGACATCGAGCTGGCCAACCGCATTATCATGGCGCCACTGACCCGCTGCCGCGCCGACGAAGGCCGTGTGCCAAACGCGCTGATGGCTGAATATTACGTACAACGCGCCTCGGCCGGCCTGATCCTCAGCGAGGCCACATCGGTCACGCCAATGGGCGTCGGCTACCCGGACACCCCGGGCATCTGGTCCAACGATCAGGTGCGTGGCTGGTCCAACGTGACCAAAGCGATTCACGGCGCTGGCGGCAAGATCTTCCTGCAACTGTGGCACGTCGGCCGGGTTTCCCACGAGTCGTACCTGAACGGTGAAGCGCCGGTCGCACCAAGCGCCATCCAGCCTAAGGGCCACGTCAGCCTGGTTCGCCCATTGGCCGACTACCCAACCCCGCGTGCTCTGGAAACCGCTGAAATCGCCGACATCGTCGACGCCTACCGCACCGGTGCCGAGAACGCCAAGGCCGCTGGTTTCGACGGCGTGGAAATCCACGGCGCCAACGGTTACCTGCTCGATCAGTTCCTGCAAAGCAGCACCAACCAGCGCACCGACCAGTACGGTGGCTCCCTGGAAAACCGTGCACGCCTGTTGCTGGAAGTGACCGACGCCGCGATCGAAGTCTGGGGCGCCGGCCGCGTCGGTGTGCACCTGGCTCCGCGTGCCGACTCCCATGACATGGGCGACGACAACCTGGCCGAGACGTTCACCTACGTCGCTCGCGAACTGGGCAAACGTGGCATCGCCTTTATCTGCTCCCGCGAGAAAGAAGCCGGCGACAGCCTTGGCCCACAACTCAAGGAAGCCTTCGGCGGCCCGTACATCGTCAACGAACGTTTCACCAAGGACAGCGCCAACGCCTGGCTGGCCAGCGGCAAGGCCGATGCGGTCGCCTTCGGCGTGCCGTTCATTGCCAACCCGGACCTGCCGGCACGCTTGAAGGCTGATGCGCCGCTTAACGAAGCGCGTCCAGAGCTGTTCTACGCCAAGGGCCCGGTGGGATATATCGACTATCCGGTAATGTAA
- a CDS encoding YceI family protein, which yields MFKRSLSKTLSFLLLAGASLSAQANWYLDGESSRLSFISTKNTNISEVQRFLVLHGKVSPKGLAEVEVEMESVNSGIPLRDERMRKELFEIQTFPEALITTQIDLRPINDLAPGAQLELRLPLTVNLHGKTHEYNAELLATRLDDRRFQVVTLEPLIINAEDFDLAPGLESLRKVAGLSAISLSVPVGAVLIFTAR from the coding sequence ATGTTCAAGCGGTCCCTTTCCAAAACCCTGTCCTTCCTGCTGCTGGCCGGCGCTTCGTTGTCGGCCCAAGCCAATTGGTACCTCGACGGCGAGTCCTCGCGGCTGTCGTTCATCAGCACCAAAAACACCAACATCTCCGAAGTGCAGCGCTTCCTGGTGTTGCACGGCAAGGTCAGTCCCAAAGGCCTGGCCGAGGTGGAAGTCGAGATGGAGTCGGTGAACAGCGGCATCCCGCTGCGTGACGAACGCATGCGCAAGGAGCTGTTCGAGATCCAGACCTTTCCCGAAGCGCTGATTACCACGCAGATCGATCTGCGCCCGATCAACGACCTCGCGCCCGGTGCCCAGTTGGAGCTGCGTTTGCCGCTGACCGTCAACCTCCACGGTAAAACTCACGAATACAATGCCGAACTGCTGGCGACCCGTCTCGATGATCGACGCTTCCAGGTGGTGACCCTCGAGCCGCTGATCATCAATGCCGAAGACTTCGATCTGGCTCCGGGCCTGGAAAGTTTGCGCAAGGTCGCCGGTTTGTCGGCCATCAGTCTGTCGGTGCCGGTGGGTGCTGTGCTGATTTTCACGGCGCGCTGA
- a CDS encoding ACP phosphodiesterase codes for MNYLAHLHLGGQRPGQLLGSLYGDFVKGRLQGQFDPEIEGAIQLHRSIDVFTDRHPLVDVSLSRFSITRRRYAGIVLDVFFDHCLARNWTLYSDQPLERFTSDVYRVLSAEAQLPERLAMIAPHMVANDWLGSYQEFGVLEQVLRGISRRLTRPEELAGAMQELRGLYEPLSDDFRLFYPQLQDFAQNYPAP; via the coding sequence ATGAACTATCTCGCACATCTTCACCTCGGTGGCCAGCGCCCCGGTCAATTGCTCGGCAGTTTGTATGGCGATTTCGTCAAGGGACGGCTGCAAGGGCAGTTCGACCCGGAGATCGAAGGGGCCATCCAGTTGCATCGCAGCATCGACGTATTTACCGACCGCCACCCGTTGGTGGATGTCTCGTTGTCGCGGTTTTCCATCACACGTCGGCGTTACGCCGGGATCGTGCTCGACGTGTTTTTCGACCACTGCCTGGCGCGGAACTGGACGCTCTACTCGGACCAGCCGCTGGAGCGATTCACCTCGGATGTCTATCGGGTGCTGTCCGCCGAGGCGCAATTGCCGGAACGGCTGGCGATGATCGCGCCGCACATGGTGGCGAATGACTGGTTGGGTTCTTATCAGGAGTTTGGAGTGCTGGAGCAGGTGCTGCGGGGGATTTCGCGGCGGTTGACCCGGCCTGAGGAATTGGCCGGGGCGATGCAGGAATTGCGGGGTTTGTATGAGCCGTTGAGTGATGACTTTCGGTTGTTTTATCCGCAGCTGCAGGATTTCGCGCAAAACTATCCAGCACCCTAA